A genomic segment from Brassica napus cultivar Da-Ae unplaced genomic scaffold, Da-Ae ScsIHWf_126;HRSCAF=225, whole genome shotgun sequence encodes:
- the LOC125596734 gene encoding 40S ribosomal protein S8-1-like, with the protein MGISRDSIHKRRATGGKQKQWRKKRKYEMGRQPANTKLSSNKTVRRIRVRGGNVKWRALRLDTGNYSWGSEAVTRKTRVLDVVYNASNNELVRTKTLVKSAIVQVDAAPFKQWYLQHYGVEVGRKKKNASAAAVKKDGEEGGEAAPAAAAPEETKKSNHVLRKIESRQEGRSLDSHIEDQFASGRLLACISSRPGQCGRADGYILEGKELEFYQKKIQKKKGKGAA; encoded by the exons ATGG GTATCTCTCGTGACTCCATCCACAAGAGGCGTGCCACTGGAGGCAAGCAGAAGCAATGGAGGAAGAAGCGAAA GTACGAGATGGGAAGGCAGCCAGCCAACACCAAGTTGTCCAGCAACAAGACGGTGAGAAGAATCAGAGTCCGTGGAGGTAACGTCAAGTGGCGTGCGTTGAGGCTCGACACCGGTAACTACTCGTGGGGAAGTGAAGCTGTTACCCGCAAGACCAGGGTTCTTGATGTTGTCTACAACGCTTCCAACAACGAGCTCGTCAGGACCAAGACTCTTGTCAAGAGTGCTATTGTTCAGGTTGATGCTGCTCCTTTCAAGCAGTGGTACTTGCAGCATTATGGAGTTGAGGTTGGTCGCAAGAAGAAGAATGCTTCTGCTGCTGCCGTCAAGAAGGACGGAGAG GAAGGTGGAGAAGCTGCTCCAGCTGCTGCCGCTCCTGAGGAGACCAAGAAGAGTAACCACGTCTTGAGGAAGATCGAGAGCCGTCAAGAGGGACGCAGCCTTGATTCCCACATCGAGGACCAGTTTGCCAGCGGACGTCTCTTGGCGTGCATCTCATCAAGGCCTGGCCAGTGTGGACGTGCTGATGG ATACATTCTTGAAGGCAAAGAGCTAGAGTTCTACCAAAAGAAGATCCAGAAGAAGAAGGGAAAGGGTGCTGCTTAA